One genomic window of Cannabis sativa cultivar Pink pepper isolate KNU-18-1 chromosome 2, ASM2916894v1, whole genome shotgun sequence includes the following:
- the LOC115718479 gene encoding phosphoinositide phospholipase C 2, with protein MNTTSNPYQKTKQSFKVCFCFKRRFKLRALDPPEDIKRIFNEYSENGNMTVDHLLQFLKHVQKEENPTKEDAEAIFNSVKHLKIFHRNGLHLHAFFRYLLGDLNHAHKSTVHHDMTAPLSHYYLFTGHNSYLTGNQLSSDSSTQPIINALHRGVRVIELDLWPNSAKNDVEVRHGGTLTSPVALRDCLRAIKDNAFKVSEFPVIITFEDHLPPHLQAKVAEMVTSTFGAMLYCPASDYIEEFPSPAALKKRVMISTKPPEYHESHHHQHQVDSGGSSTKSKKNYKPSYDDDDNEKDEDDTSYYNNNNNGDHNQNDEDDDTYDDDQDYDEEENVVPEYKQLIAIHAGKPKGELNTWLADLNSSVKIKRLSLSEQELENAIKHHGADIVRFTQRNFLRVYPKGTRFDSSNYNPMLAWMHGAQMVAFNMQGYGKHLWVMQGMFNSNGGCGYVKKPDFLLSSTIPHHIIDPHNPTVKMILKVKVYMGEGWHSDFRHTHFDQYSPPDFFARVGIAGVPIDRSKMMQTKAVEDEWAPVWDHEFEFSLSVPELAVLRVEVQEYDTSGNNDFGGQAAFPVLELKSGIRAVPLYNKKGDMYKNVRLLIKFEAILLN; from the exons ATGAACACTACTTCTAATCCTTACCAAAAAACCAAACAGTCATTCAAGGTGTGCTTCTGTTTCAAACGGAGATTTAAGCTTCGAGCACTAGATCCACCAGAAGACATCAAAAGAATTTTTAACGAGTACTCGGAGAACGGGAATATGACCGTCGATCACCTGCTTCAATTTCTCAAACATGTCCAAAAAGAAGAAAATCCTACCAAAGAAGATGCTGAGGCCATTTTCAATAGTGTTAAACATCTAAAAATCTTTCACAGAAATGGCCTCCATTTGCATGCTTTTTTCAGATATCTCCTTGGTGATCTCAATCATGCTCATAAGTCTACG GTGCATCATGACATGACAGCTCCATTATCTCATTATTACTTATTTACTGGCCACAACTCCTACTTAACTGGAAATCAACTAAGCAGCGACAGTAGTACTCAACCCATCATCAACGCACTGCATCGAGGAGTTAGAGTTATCGAATTGGATCTCTGGCCTAACTCTGCAAAAAACGATGTCGAAGTTCGTCATGGAGG GACTCTGACTAGTCCAGTGGCATTGAGGGATTGTCTGCGTGCTATTAAGGACAATGCCTTCAAAGTATCTGAGTTTCCTGTTATTATAACGTTTGAGGATCACCTCCCTCCACATCTTCAAGCCAAAGTGGCAGAG ATGGTGACATCGACGTTCGGAGCCATGCTGTATTGCCCAGCATCAGATTATATAGAGGAATTCCCGTCGCCTGCAGCGTTGAAGAAAAGGGTTATGATTTCCACTAAGCCACCAGAGTATCATGAAtctcatcatcatcaacatcaAGTGGATAGTGGTGGTAGTAGTACTAAATCAAAGAAAAACTACAAACCAtcatatgatgatgatgataatgaaaaagATGAAGATGACACCAGttactataataataataataatggtgaTCATAATCAGAACGATGAGGACGATGATACATATGATGATGATCAAGACTACGATGAAGAAGAAAATGTTGTTCCTGAGTACAAGCAGCTAATTGCTATCCATGCAGGGAAACCCAAAGGTGAACTAAACACTTGGTTGGCTGATCTTAACTCTTCTGTTAAGATCAAACGGCTTAGCTTGAGCGAGCAAGAGCTTGAGAATGCAATAAAGCATCACGGAGCTGATATTGTCag GTTTACTCAGAGGAATTTTTTGAGAGTGTACCCAAAGGGTACGCGTTTCGATTCTTCTAATTATAATCCTATGCTAGCATGGATGCACGGAGCTCAAATGGTTGCATTTAACATGCAG GGGTACGGAAAGCACTTATGGGTGATGCAAGGAATGTTCAACTCCAACGGAGGGTGTGGCTATGTGAAAAAGCCAGACTTCTTATTGTCATCTACTATTCCTCATCATATTATTGATCCTCACAATCCAACCGTAAAGATGATTCTAAAG GTAAAGGTTTATATGGGTGAAGGGTGGCATTCAGATTTTCGACACACTCACTTCGATCAATATTCTCCACCTGACTTCTTTGCAAgg GTGGGAATAGCTGGAGTGCCAATTGACCGGTCAAAAATGATGCAAACTAAAGCAGTTGAGGATGAATGGGCTCCAGTTTGGGACCACGAATTCGAATTCTCACTGAGTGTTCCAGAATTAGCTGTGCTTAGAGTGGAAGTCCAAGAATATGACACTTCAGGCAACAACGACTTTGGAGGTCAAGCAGCCTTTCCTGTTCTAGAGCTCAAATCTGGGATTCGAGCTGTTCCTTTGTACAACAAAAAGGGTGACATGTATAAAAACGTTAGACTTCTTATCAAGTTCGAAGCAATATTATTAAACTAG